The Streptomyces sp. NBC_01197 genome window below encodes:
- a CDS encoding sensor histidine kinase yields the protein MQEKLDPLRQWIGGCAQRRRERVARRRPGPPNAFTLMPWLLLGLGSFSNLIGGRTPNPWIGGAGLLAFNSLYISVAMRAFDKRKRQSRTTLWLLGALAAVTYGLALGYGGSWLLFFPLLSLAVGTTLRDRKLGFTLMVLSASAGYISGTEGHSPWDPWTLGYGTFISGAVTAGLLALSETVMELRATRQELARTAVEKERLRFSRDLHDLLGHTLSVIVVKSEAARRLAPRDIDAALGQISDIETVGRQALTEIREAVTGYRDASLASELDSARSMLTAAGIEPLVRQSGPPLEPQSASLLGWVVREAVTNTVRHSKATRCEIAVDGEKPERVRLVISDNGRGVGSTPPGSGLKGLTERLAAAGGSLDAGPGRSGFRLVAELPVETAVPGPAPGVVPAPE from the coding sequence ATGCAGGAGAAGCTGGATCCACTGCGGCAGTGGATCGGAGGGTGTGCCCAGCGCCGCAGGGAACGGGTGGCGCGCCGGCGGCCGGGGCCGCCGAACGCGTTCACGCTGATGCCCTGGCTGCTGCTCGGCCTGGGCAGTTTCTCCAACCTGATCGGCGGCCGGACACCGAACCCGTGGATCGGCGGTGCCGGACTGCTGGCCTTCAACTCCCTCTACATCTCCGTGGCGATGCGGGCGTTCGACAAGAGGAAGCGCCAGAGCCGTACGACACTCTGGCTGCTCGGTGCGCTGGCCGCCGTCACCTACGGGCTGGCTCTCGGTTACGGGGGCAGCTGGCTGCTGTTCTTCCCGCTGCTCTCGCTGGCCGTCGGCACCACGCTGCGCGACCGGAAGCTCGGCTTCACACTGATGGTCCTCTCGGCCTCCGCCGGATACATCTCCGGCACGGAGGGACACAGCCCGTGGGACCCGTGGACGCTGGGGTACGGCACGTTCATCTCGGGCGCGGTGACCGCCGGACTCCTGGCGCTCTCCGAAACAGTCATGGAACTGCGCGCCACCCGTCAGGAACTGGCCCGTACGGCCGTCGAGAAGGAGCGGCTGCGTTTCTCGCGCGATCTGCACGATCTGCTCGGTCACACCCTCTCGGTGATCGTGGTGAAGTCGGAGGCGGCCCGGCGGCTCGCACCGCGCGACATCGACGCGGCTCTCGGCCAGATCTCCGACATCGAGACCGTCGGCAGGCAGGCCCTCACCGAGATCCGCGAGGCGGTCACCGGGTACCGGGACGCCAGCCTCGCCAGCGAACTGGACAGTGCCCGCTCCATGCTGACCGCCGCCGGGATCGAGCCCCTCGTACGGCAGTCGGGGCCGCCGCTGGAGCCGCAGAGCGCGTCCCTGCTCGGCTGGGTCGTCAGGGAGGCCGTCACCAACACCGTGCGGCACAGCAAGGCCACCCGGTGCGAGATCGCCGTGGACGGCGAGAAGCCCGAACGTGTGCGGCTGGTGATCAGTGACAATGGGCGCGGCGTAGGCTCGACGCCACCCGGCAGCGGGCTGAAGGGCCTGACCGAACGTCTCGCGGCGGCGGGCGGCTCACTGGATGCGGGCCCCGGCCGGTCCGGCTTCCGCCTGGTGGCCGAACTGCCGGTGGAGACCGCCGTACCGGGCCCGGCGCCGGGGGTGGTGCCCGCCCCGGAGTGA
- a CDS encoding ABC transporter permease, with protein sequence MLEYVKLEVRRTLRDPGFVIFGIGMPVVMYLLFTNIGPTDSGSAAWRVTSMVGMAAYGALGAALGVGTGVASDKSLGWLRQLRVTPLPPSQVVLGRAVSGSVTVLPGIVAVLLAGALINGVRIDAWQWAVLTLLLWIGALPFTLLGIGNGYRLTAQTTGVVNVACLMGLAIVGGLWFPVDAFPGWLRSVARYTPTNRFAELGWSTTQGSAPALGTVAVLAGWLLAFGTYAVISYRRSARTV encoded by the coding sequence ATGCTGGAATACGTCAAGCTCGAAGTCCGGCGGACGCTGCGCGACCCCGGGTTCGTCATCTTCGGCATCGGTATGCCGGTCGTGATGTATCTGCTGTTCACCAACATCGGTCCGACCGACTCAGGCTCGGCGGCCTGGCGGGTCACCTCGATGGTCGGCATGGCCGCGTACGGCGCACTGGGCGCCGCCCTGGGCGTCGGCACCGGGGTCGCGTCCGACAAGTCCCTCGGCTGGCTGCGCCAGTTGCGGGTGACCCCGCTGCCGCCCTCGCAGGTGGTGCTGGGCCGGGCGGTCTCCGGTTCGGTGACCGTACTGCCGGGGATCGTGGCGGTGCTGCTGGCCGGGGCGCTCATCAACGGCGTACGGATCGACGCCTGGCAGTGGGCCGTCCTCACCCTGCTGCTGTGGATCGGCGCGCTGCCCTTCACGCTGCTGGGGATCGGCAACGGGTACCGGCTCACCGCCCAGACCACGGGTGTGGTGAACGTGGCGTGTCTGATGGGGCTCGCCATCGTGGGCGGGCTGTGGTTCCCGGTCGACGCCTTTCCCGGCTGGCTGCGGTCCGTCGCCCGCTACACCCCGACCAACCGCTTCGCCGAGCTGGGCTGGTCCACCACCCAGGGCAGCGCGCCCGCCCTCGGCACGGTGGCGGTGCTCGCCGGCTGGCTGCTGGCGTTCGGTACGTACGCGGTGATCTCGTACCGTCGGTCCGCGAGGACCGTGTGA
- a CDS encoding ABC transporter ATP-binding protein: MSFTGAVKTFGAVRAVDGADLEIQRGETVALLGRNGAGKSTTISLLLGLDEPDSGQVRLFGRAPAQAVGAGLVGAMLQAGQPIPRVTVRELVAFVASTYPRPLPVTEALDMAGLGEYGARRVDKLSGGQMQRVRFAVALAGNPELIVLDEPTAALDVEARRAFWESMRAYARRGNTVLFSTHYLEEADSNADRIVVIHQGRIVADGSSEVLKRAAGGSLVSFDLAGAGTEGLQVLPGVTAVEIRGDRASLRTDDSDATVVALAEQGAIRGLAVAPATLEDAFLALTSQGSPLPSRTDGAAPTRGSAGIPSRTTTQEAAV, translated from the coding sequence GTGAGCTTCACGGGAGCGGTCAAGACGTTCGGGGCGGTGCGGGCCGTGGACGGCGCCGACCTGGAGATCCAGCGCGGGGAGACCGTCGCCCTGCTGGGGCGCAACGGGGCCGGAAAGTCCACCACGATCAGTCTGCTGCTCGGCCTCGACGAGCCCGACAGCGGGCAGGTGCGGCTCTTCGGCCGGGCCCCCGCGCAGGCGGTCGGGGCAGGTCTGGTGGGCGCGATGCTCCAGGCGGGGCAGCCCATCCCCCGCGTAACGGTGCGGGAGCTGGTGGCCTTCGTGGCCAGCACGTATCCGCGCCCGCTCCCGGTCACCGAGGCGCTGGACATGGCCGGGCTCGGCGAGTACGGAGCACGCCGGGTCGACAAGCTCTCCGGCGGCCAGATGCAGCGGGTCAGGTTCGCCGTCGCGCTCGCCGGGAATCCGGAGCTGATCGTGCTCGACGAGCCGACGGCCGCGCTCGACGTGGAGGCCAGGCGGGCGTTCTGGGAGTCGATGCGGGCGTACGCGCGGCGCGGCAACACCGTGCTCTTCTCCACGCACTACCTGGAGGAGGCCGACAGCAACGCCGACCGCATCGTGGTCATCCACCAGGGCCGCATCGTCGCCGACGGCAGCTCCGAGGTGCTCAAGCGCGCGGCGGGCGGCAGCCTGGTCTCGTTCGACCTCGCGGGGGCCGGTACCGAGGGGCTCCAGGTGCTGCCCGGGGTCACCGCCGTGGAGATCCGCGGGGACCGGGCCTCACTGCGTACGGACGACTCGGACGCCACCGTCGTCGCCCTGGCGGAGCAGGGCGCGATCCGCGGCCTCGCGGTCGCCCCGGCGACGCTGGAGGACGCCTTCCTGGCCCTGACCTCGCAGGGGAGCCCGCTCCCCAGCCGCACGGACGGCGCCGCCCCCACCCGGGGGAGCGCCGGGATCCCGTCCCGCACCACCACACAGGAAGCAGCGGTCTGA
- a CDS encoding MaoC/PaaZ C-terminal domain-containing protein codes for MPIDAAEAVAAEPRSGEIAWDHKDIQLYHLGIGAGRPATGADELRYTLESRLHVLPSFATVAGAGMALMGGLAAPGIDVNLAAVLHGGQTVVLHRPIPVKGSAVTTARVQAVYDKGKAAVIVLRSEVADEQGPLWTSDSQIFVRGEGGFGGERGPSARLELPDRAPDRTEDRPIREDQALLYRLSGDWNPLHADPEFAKLAGFDRPILHGLCSYGMTLKAVVDTALGGDVARVDSYTTRFAGVVFPGETLRIRMWQSPGRVQVTVSAVERDEAPVLADTVVTHH; via the coding sequence ATGCCCATTGATGCCGCAGAGGCCGTCGCAGCCGAGCCCCGCTCCGGCGAGATCGCCTGGGACCACAAGGACATCCAGCTCTACCACCTGGGAATCGGCGCGGGCCGGCCGGCCACCGGCGCCGACGAGCTGCGCTACACCCTGGAGTCCAGGCTCCATGTGCTGCCCAGCTTCGCGACCGTCGCGGGCGCCGGCATGGCGCTGATGGGCGGTCTCGCCGCACCGGGCATCGATGTGAACCTGGCGGCCGTCCTGCACGGCGGGCAGACCGTCGTCCTGCACCGGCCGATCCCGGTCAAGGGATCGGCGGTCACCACCGCCCGGGTCCAGGCGGTGTACGACAAGGGGAAAGCGGCCGTCATCGTGCTGCGCTCCGAAGTCGCCGACGAACAGGGCCCGTTGTGGACCAGCGACTCGCAGATCTTCGTACGCGGGGAGGGCGGTTTCGGCGGCGAGCGCGGCCCCTCCGCCCGGCTCGAACTGCCCGACCGGGCCCCCGACCGCACCGAGGACCGCCCCATCCGCGAGGACCAGGCGCTGCTCTACCGGCTCTCCGGCGACTGGAACCCGCTGCACGCCGACCCGGAGTTCGCCAAGCTCGCCGGGTTCGACCGGCCCATCCTGCACGGGCTCTGCTCGTACGGAATGACGCTCAAGGCCGTGGTCGACACGGCGCTGGGCGGCGACGTGGCCCGCGTCGACTCGTACACCACCCGCTTCGCCGGTGTCGTCTTCCCCGGCGAGACGCTCAGGATCCGGATGTGGCAGTCGCCGGGCCGGGTCCAGGTGACGGTCTCGGCCGTCGAGCGGGACGAGGCGCCGGTCCTCGCCGACACGGTCGTCACCCACCACTGA
- a CDS encoding Zn-dependent alcohol dehydrogenase yields the protein MRAAVLHEIGQDKLEVLDDIEAVGFGPGKVRIRVRATGLCHSDVSAMNGVLPQPAPFVPGHEGAGEILDVGDGVTGVKQGDRVVICWLPACGTCPACKRGQTELCLAGFMNAGTPNFKRPGGDVFGFAGTGTFTEEVVVGAGCAVPIPDDVPFEIAALIGCGVTTGLGAAINTADVEAGSSVAVIGCGGVGISAIQGARLKGASQIVAVDPVASRREAALTFGATEAVAPDALNDAKQRITAGEGFDYVFEVVGKSATARTAYETTRRGGTLCIVGAGAMDDFLQLNMFELFFDEKRILPSMYGGGDVVRSYERAISLWRSGRIDLEGLITHRVKLAGINDALDQMRSGEALRTCIEI from the coding sequence ATGCGCGCAGCCGTACTGCATGAGATTGGCCAGGACAAGCTCGAAGTCCTCGACGACATCGAGGCGGTGGGCTTCGGCCCCGGCAAGGTGAGGATCAGGGTCCGGGCCACCGGCCTCTGCCACTCGGACGTCTCGGCGATGAACGGCGTGCTGCCGCAGCCCGCGCCGTTCGTGCCCGGCCACGAGGGCGCCGGCGAGATCCTCGACGTGGGCGACGGGGTGACGGGCGTCAAGCAGGGGGACCGGGTGGTGATCTGCTGGCTGCCCGCCTGCGGTACCTGTCCGGCCTGCAAACGCGGCCAGACCGAACTCTGCCTCGCCGGTTTCATGAACGCGGGCACCCCCAACTTCAAGCGCCCCGGCGGCGATGTCTTCGGCTTCGCCGGAACCGGCACCTTCACCGAGGAGGTCGTCGTGGGGGCCGGGTGCGCGGTGCCGATCCCCGACGACGTGCCGTTCGAGATCGCGGCGCTCATCGGCTGCGGGGTGACCACCGGACTCGGCGCCGCCATCAACACCGCCGATGTGGAGGCCGGTTCGTCGGTCGCCGTGATCGGCTGCGGAGGCGTCGGCATCTCCGCCATCCAGGGCGCACGTCTCAAGGGCGCGTCACAGATCGTCGCCGTCGACCCGGTGGCCTCCCGCCGGGAGGCCGCGCTGACCTTCGGCGCGACGGAGGCCGTGGCACCGGACGCGCTGAACGACGCCAAGCAGCGCATCACGGCGGGGGAGGGCTTCGACTACGTCTTCGAGGTCGTCGGCAAGTCGGCCACCGCCCGCACGGCGTATGAGACGACCCGGCGCGGCGGCACCCTCTGCATCGTCGGCGCGGGCGCCATGGACGACTTCCTCCAGCTCAACATGTTCGAGCTGTTCTTCGACGAGAAGCGGATCCTGCCCTCCATGTACGGCGGGGGGGATGTGGTCCGTTCGTACGAGCGGGCCATCTCGCTCTGGCGGTCGGGCCGTATCGATCTCGAAGGGCTGATCACCCACCGGGTGAAACTCGCCGGGATCAACGACGCGCTGGACCAGATGCGCTCCGGCGAGGCGCTGCGCACCTGCATCGAGATCTGA
- a CDS encoding 3-oxoacyl-ACP reductase, translating into MSLPLDGLSAIVTGAGRGLGRAEALELARLGASVVVNDFGQPGRDGSGEASAAPAEEVAAEIRAAGGQAVAHLGDVADHEQARALVQLAVDTYGKLDILVNNAGILRDRMVFSMTENEWDSVIRVHLKGHFNTTHFASVHWRERSKAAGGPVYGRIVNTSSEAFLAGSAGQPNYAAAKGGIVGLTTSTALALAKYGVTANVICPRARTRMTEDVFAGFGEPDAGELDPLAPEHVSPLVGYLASPAASKVNGQLLVVHGGMVAVVERPKVAAKFDTAKTVFSYEELDEVISPYYADRPPNETFAAAEVLGLKHG; encoded by the coding sequence ATGTCCTTGCCACTTGATGGCCTGTCCGCGATCGTCACCGGGGCCGGCCGCGGCCTCGGCCGTGCCGAAGCGCTCGAACTCGCCCGGCTCGGTGCGAGCGTCGTCGTCAACGACTTCGGCCAGCCGGGCCGCGACGGTTCCGGCGAGGCGTCCGCCGCACCCGCCGAAGAGGTCGCAGCCGAGATCCGCGCGGCCGGCGGACAGGCGGTCGCCCACCTCGGCGATGTCGCGGACCACGAACAGGCCCGCGCCCTCGTCCAGCTGGCCGTCGACACGTACGGAAAGCTCGACATCCTGGTCAACAACGCGGGCATCCTGCGGGACCGGATGGTCTTCTCGATGACGGAGAACGAGTGGGACTCGGTGATCCGGGTCCACCTCAAGGGCCACTTCAACACCACCCACTTCGCTTCGGTGCACTGGCGTGAGCGGTCCAAGGCGGCGGGCGGCCCGGTCTACGGCCGGATCGTCAACACCTCGTCGGAGGCGTTCCTCGCCGGCTCGGCGGGCCAGCCGAACTACGCGGCGGCCAAGGGCGGCATCGTGGGGCTCACGACGTCGACGGCGCTGGCACTCGCCAAGTACGGCGTCACCGCCAATGTGATCTGCCCGCGTGCCAGGACCCGGATGACAGAGGACGTGTTCGCGGGCTTCGGCGAACCGGACGCCGGCGAACTGGACCCGCTGGCACCCGAACACGTCTCACCGCTCGTCGGCTATCTCGCCTCCCCTGCGGCCTCGAAGGTCAACGGCCAGCTGCTGGTGGTGCACGGCGGCATGGTGGCCGTGGTGGAACGGCCCAAGGTGGCGGCGAAGTTCGACACGGCGAAGACGGTGTTCTCGTACGAGGAACTGGACGAGGTGATCTCGCCGTACTACGCCGACCGCCCGCCGAACGAGACCTTCGCCGCCGCGGAGGTCCTGGGCCTCAAACACGGCTGA
- a CDS encoding Nif3-like dinuclear metal center hexameric protein yields the protein MPRLSEVLSALDVLWPPERAESWDAVGTVCGDPDDETDRVLFAVDPVQEIADEAVKLGAQLIVTHHPLYLRGTTTVAADTFKGRVVHTLIRHGIALHVAHTNADTADPGVSDALAGALDLRVVGPLVPDPTDPLGRRGLGRVCELVHPLPLRELAALAAARLPATAQGVRAAGDPDALVRTVAVSGGSGDSLFGHARAAGVDAFLTADLRHHPVSEAVQQSPLGLLDAAHWATEWPWCTQAAAQLDEISDRHGWGLRTHVSRTVTDPWTAHAASTATDPSGAPN from the coding sequence GTGCCCCGTCTGTCTGAAGTCCTCTCCGCACTCGACGTCCTGTGGCCGCCCGAGCGGGCCGAATCCTGGGACGCCGTCGGCACGGTCTGCGGCGACCCCGACGATGAGACCGACCGCGTACTCTTCGCCGTCGACCCCGTCCAGGAGATCGCCGACGAGGCCGTGAAGCTCGGTGCCCAGCTGATCGTCACGCACCACCCGCTCTATCTGCGCGGTACGACGACGGTCGCGGCCGACACCTTCAAGGGCCGGGTCGTCCACACCCTGATCAGACACGGCATCGCCCTGCACGTCGCGCACACCAACGCCGACACCGCCGACCCCGGGGTCTCCGACGCCCTCGCGGGCGCGCTGGACCTGCGGGTGGTGGGTCCGCTCGTACCGGACCCCACCGATCCGCTCGGCCGCCGCGGTCTCGGCCGCGTCTGCGAGCTGGTCCATCCGCTGCCGCTTCGGGAGCTCGCCGCACTGGCCGCGGCCCGGCTGCCCGCCACCGCGCAGGGCGTCCGCGCCGCGGGCGACCCGGACGCACTCGTCCGTACCGTCGCGGTCAGCGGCGGATCCGGCGACAGCCTCTTCGGCCACGCACGCGCGGCCGGAGTCGATGCCTTCCTCACCGCGGACCTGCGCCACCACCCGGTGTCCGAGGCCGTGCAGCAGTCGCCGCTCGGCCTGCTCGACGCCGCGCACTGGGCCACCGAGTGGCCCTGGTGCACCCAGGCCGCGGCCCAGCTCGACGAGATTTCCGACCGCCACGGATGGGGTCTGCGCACCCACGTGTCCCGTACGGTCACAGACCCCTGGACCGCCCACGCGGCGTCCACCGCAACCGATCCTTCTGGAGCCCCCAACTGA
- a CDS encoding zinc ribbon domain-containing protein, with product MNAAHADQIRLLDVQSLDVRLSQLAHKRKSLPEHAEIDSLTKDLTQLRDLRVAVQTEESDTAREQTKAEQDVDQVRQRSVRDQQRLDSGAVSSPKDLENLQREIASLAKRQGDLEDVVLEVMERRESAQERAAELTERVSSVEAKVADATERRDVAAAEIDRETGTLTKEREIVAGSVPADLMKLYEKLREQQGGVGAARLYQRRCEGCRLELNITEVNEVKAASPDTVLRCENCRRILVRTADSGI from the coding sequence CTGAACGCCGCGCACGCCGACCAGATCCGACTCCTCGACGTCCAGTCCCTCGACGTACGTCTGTCGCAGCTCGCACACAAGCGCAAGTCGCTGCCGGAGCACGCCGAGATCGACTCCCTGACCAAGGACCTCACCCAGCTCCGTGACCTGCGCGTCGCCGTGCAGACCGAGGAGAGCGACACCGCACGCGAGCAGACCAAGGCCGAGCAGGACGTCGACCAGGTCCGTCAGCGCTCGGTCCGTGATCAGCAGCGCCTCGACTCCGGCGCGGTCAGCTCGCCCAAGGACCTGGAGAACCTCCAGCGCGAGATCGCCTCGCTGGCCAAGCGCCAGGGCGACCTGGAGGACGTGGTCCTGGAGGTCATGGAGCGCCGCGAGTCCGCCCAGGAGCGGGCCGCCGAGCTCACCGAGCGCGTCTCGTCCGTCGAGGCCAAGGTGGCCGACGCCACCGAGCGCCGGGACGTGGCCGCCGCGGAGATCGACCGGGAGACCGGCACGCTCACCAAGGAGCGCGAGATCGTCGCCGGTTCGGTCCCCGCCGACCTGATGAAGCTCTACGAGAAGCTGCGGGAGCAGCAGGGCGGCGTGGGTGCGGCCCGGCTCTACCAGCGACGCTGCGAGGGCTGCCGCCTGGAGCTCAACATCACCGAGGTGAACGAGGTCAAGGCGGCCTCCCCCGACACCGTGCTGCGGTGCGAGAACTGCCGCCGCATCCTGGTGCGTACGGCCGACTCGGGCATCTGA
- a CDS encoding bifunctional RNase H/acid phosphatase, which translates to MRQFVVEADGGSRGNPGPAGYGAVVIDPVSGETLAEAAEYIGIATNNVAEYRGLIAGLRAAAALDPAARVRVRMDSKLVVEQMSGRWQIKHPDMKPLAAEAAMVLPGTQVTYEWIPRAQNKHADRLANEAMDAGRDGRQWEPSASTAELTAGDAAARTGAARGPAALDVTAVAQSVGWAPADLGAPATFVLLRHGETALTPHKRFSGSGGTDPELSAVGRGQAADAAAAFAARGTIQAVVTSPLRRCRETARTVADRLGLEVRIEEGLREADFGAWEGLTFGEVRERYPADMDAWLASAKAAPTGGGESFATVTRRVAAARDRLVGHHRGATVLLVTHVTPIKTLVRLALGAPPESLFRMELSAASVSTVAYYADGNASVRVLNDTSHLR; encoded by the coding sequence ATGCGGCAGTTCGTCGTGGAGGCGGACGGCGGTTCCCGGGGCAACCCGGGGCCCGCCGGCTACGGCGCCGTCGTCATCGACCCGGTCAGCGGGGAGACGCTCGCCGAGGCCGCGGAGTACATCGGCATCGCGACGAACAACGTGGCCGAGTACCGGGGCCTGATCGCAGGGCTGCGCGCCGCCGCCGCGCTGGACCCGGCGGCCCGGGTCCGGGTCCGGATGGACTCCAAGCTGGTCGTCGAGCAGATGTCGGGGCGCTGGCAGATCAAGCACCCCGACATGAAGCCGCTGGCCGCCGAGGCGGCGATGGTGCTGCCGGGTACGCAGGTGACGTACGAGTGGATCCCGCGCGCGCAGAACAAGCACGCGGACCGGCTCGCCAATGAGGCGATGGACGCGGGCCGGGACGGCAGGCAGTGGGAGCCGTCCGCCTCGACGGCGGAGCTCACGGCCGGGGACGCGGCCGCCCGTACCGGGGCAGCCCGGGGCCCGGCCGCCCTGGACGTGACCGCTGTGGCGCAGTCCGTCGGCTGGGCCCCGGCCGATCTGGGCGCTCCGGCGACCTTCGTCCTGCTGCGCCACGGCGAGACGGCGCTCACTCCGCACAAGCGGTTCTCCGGCAGTGGGGGCACGGACCCCGAGCTGTCCGCCGTCGGCCGCGGGCAGGCGGCCGACGCCGCGGCCGCGTTCGCCGCCCGCGGCACGATCCAGGCGGTCGTCACCTCACCCCTGCGCCGCTGCCGTGAGACGGCTCGGACGGTCGCTGACCGGCTGGGTCTGGAGGTAAGGATCGAAGAGGGCCTGCGCGAGGCGGACTTCGGCGCCTGGGAGGGGCTGACCTTCGGCGAGGTACGCGAACGCTACCCGGCCGACATGGACGCCTGGCTCGCTTCGGCGAAGGCGGCGCCGACGGGCGGCGGCGAGAGCTTCGCGACGGTGACCCGCAGGGTCGCCGCGGCCCGCGACCGCCTCGTCGGACACCACCGGGGCGCGACGGTGCTGCTGGTCACGCATGTCACACCGATCAAGACGCTGGTACGGCTCGCGCTGGGCGCACCGCCGGAGTCCCTGTTCCGGATGGAGCTGTCGGCGGCTTCGGTGTCGACGGTGGCGTACTACGCCGACGGCAACGCGTCCGTACGGGTCCTGAACGACACGTCGCACCTGCGCTGA
- the eda gene encoding bifunctional 4-hydroxy-2-oxoglutarate aldolase/2-dehydro-3-deoxy-phosphogluconate aldolase, with protein sequence MTSVLDLAPVVPVVVIDDAADAVPLARALVAGGLPAIEVTLRTPAALDAIRAITAEVPEAVVGAGTVISPDGVKQAVAAGSRFLVSPGWSDRLLGAMTESGVPFLPGVSTTSEVVELLERGITGMKFFPAEAAGGTAYLKSLGGPLPQARFCPTGGISLASAPSYLALPNVACVGGTWMLPADAVAARDWDRVELLARGAAALRG encoded by the coding sequence ATGACTTCCGTGCTTGACCTCGCCCCCGTCGTCCCTGTTGTCGTCATCGACGATGCCGCCGATGCCGTACCGCTGGCGCGGGCCCTGGTCGCGGGCGGGCTGCCCGCGATCGAGGTGACGCTGCGGACGCCCGCCGCGCTGGACGCGATCCGCGCCATCACCGCCGAGGTGCCGGAGGCCGTGGTCGGCGCCGGCACGGTGATCTCCCCCGACGGGGTCAAGCAGGCGGTGGCCGCGGGGTCCAGGTTCCTGGTCAGCCCCGGCTGGTCGGACCGGCTGCTCGGCGCGATGACCGAATCCGGCGTGCCGTTCCTGCCGGGGGTCTCCACGACCTCCGAGGTCGTGGAGCTGCTGGAGCGCGGGATCACCGGGATGAAGTTCTTCCCCGCGGAGGCGGCGGGCGGCACGGCCTATCTCAAGTCCCTGGGCGGGCCGCTTCCGCAGGCCAGGTTCTGCCCCACCGGCGGTATCTCGCTGGCGTCGGCACCCTCGTATCTGGCGCTGCCCAATGTGGCGTGCGTGGGCGGCACATGGATGCTGCCGGCCGATGCGGTGGCGGCGCGGGACTGGGACCGGGTGGAGCTGCTGGCCCGGGGCGCCGCGGCGCTGCGCGGCTGA
- the yaaA gene encoding peroxide stress protein YaaA, with the protein MLVLLPPSEGKAASGSGAPLKPESLSLPGLAGARAAVLDELVELCAADEEKAREVLGLSEGLRGEVAKNTGLRTAGARPAGQIYTGVLYDALGLASMDAAARQRAEDSLLVFSGLWGAVRIADRIPSYRCSMGVKLPGLGALGPYWRGPMAEVMPEAAGDGLVLDLRSAAYTSAWKPKGEVAGRTASVRVLHAPTRKVVSHFNKATKGRIVRDLLLADAAPAGPDELVEVLRELGYEVEAPGPVKPGKPRELDVLVAEIH; encoded by the coding sequence GTGCTCGTGCTCTTGCCGCCGTCCGAGGGAAAGGCCGCGAGCGGCTCCGGCGCCCCGTTGAAGCCGGAGTCGCTCTCGCTGCCCGGGCTGGCCGGTGCGCGGGCCGCGGTGCTGGACGAGCTCGTCGAGCTGTGCGCGGCCGACGAGGAGAAGGCGCGCGAGGTTCTCGGGCTGAGCGAGGGGCTGCGCGGGGAGGTCGCCAAGAACACCGGTCTGCGGACCGCGGGTGCCCGGCCCGCCGGGCAGATCTACACCGGAGTGCTGTACGACGCGCTCGGCCTCGCCTCGATGGACGCGGCGGCGCGGCAGCGGGCCGAGGACTCGCTGCTGGTCTTCTCGGGGCTGTGGGGCGCGGTACGGATCGCCGACCGGATCCCCTCGTACCGCTGCTCGATGGGGGTGAAGCTGCCGGGGCTCGGCGCGCTGGGCCCGTACTGGCGCGGGCCGATGGCCGAGGTCATGCCGGAGGCGGCGGGCGACGGCCTTGTGCTCGATCTGCGGTCCGCCGCGTACACCTCGGCGTGGAAGCCGAAGGGCGAGGTCGCCGGCCGTACGGCTTCGGTGCGGGTGCTCCACGCGCCGACCCGGAAGGTCGTCAGCCACTTCAACAAGGCGACGAAGGGGCGGATCGTACGGGACCTGCTCCTCGCGGACGCGGCTCCGGCCGGGCCCGACGAGCTGGTGGAAGTGCTGCGGGAACTGGGTTACGAGGTGGAGGCCCCGGGCCCGGTGAAGCCGGGCAAGCCCCGGGAGCTGGATGTACTGGTGGCCGAGATCCACTGA
- a CDS encoding Uma2 family endonuclease, with protein sequence MPHEPLTQAEVLLEGFLALETPEGFRAELIEGEIVVTPPPDGDHEDYINMVAKQVIRRSRTEMDFSGNKGLKLRSGGACPKNHAIPDGTFAPTAQRLFRGAEPWMPCDGVALVVEVTSSKPQADREAKRRCYARGAIPLYLLVDREESSVTLFSDPESDDYRQRCTIPFGKSLALPEPFAFELETADFV encoded by the coding sequence ATGCCGCATGAACCGCTCACGCAGGCAGAGGTCCTGCTGGAAGGCTTCCTGGCGTTGGAAACGCCGGAGGGCTTCCGCGCGGAGCTGATCGAGGGGGAGATTGTCGTGACGCCGCCGCCGGACGGGGATCATGAGGACTACATCAATATGGTGGCGAAGCAGGTGATCAGACGTTCGCGGACGGAGATGGATTTCTCTGGGAACAAAGGCTTGAAGCTGCGGAGCGGCGGAGCCTGCCCCAAGAACCACGCCATCCCCGATGGCACGTTCGCCCCCACCGCTCAGCGGTTGTTCCGGGGAGCCGAGCCGTGGATGCCCTGCGACGGTGTGGCCCTGGTGGTCGAGGTCACCTCCAGCAAGCCGCAGGCGGACCGGGAGGCCAAGCGGCGCTGCTATGCGCGCGGCGCGATCCCTCTCTACCTTCTCGTCGATCGCGAGGAGTCCTCGGTGACGCTGTTCAGCGATCCGGAGAGTGACGACTACCGGCAGCGCTGCACCATCCCGTTCGGTAAGTCCCTGGCTCTCCCGGAGCCCTTCGCCTTCGAGCTGGAGACCGCCGACTTCGTCTGA